The region TGCGCGTCCGCCGGGCCGAAGGGTTGGCCATGCTTGCGCGCCAGATAAAGCGTGCAGGCCATCGACTCGGACAGGATCAACCCGTCATCCTCGATCACCGGGATGGCACCGGCGGGCGAGAGCTTCAGGAAGCTCGGCGAACGGGTGTTCAGCGGCGCGTCCTTGGCCATCGGATCGGCAAGGCGATAGGCTTGGATCACCGGGATCTGCCGGAAGCGCAGGCCGATCTCGTGACACAGCCAGATGATGCGCGAGGCGCGCGAGCGGGTGACACCGTGGATGGTCAGCATGGGGCGGCTCCGGTTGTTCGAAACTCAGGTTACGCGGCGGGTCCGGGGACGGGAAGTCCCGATTGCGGCATCGCCGCGCGGGGCGGCCATGAAAAAAGGGCGCGGTTCGAAAACCGCGCCCTTTGAAATGGTTGTGCCTTGTTGGTCGATCAGGGCGTGATCACCGTGCAGGGTTCCTGCCGGGCGGCGGCGCGGTCGCAGACCAGCTGGGCCGAGGCCTTGCTGAGGCCGGTGAAATTCGCCTCGAAGCCGCGATTGGTATTGGCGACATGGCGACGACCGCCCTCCAGCGCCGGGCCTCCCTGCAGCGCGACCTGCAGCAGCAGCTTGTCGGCCTCGGCCTGCGAGCGGTAGCGGCCCAGGTTGACGCCATAGCCGCGCGATCCAGCCGGCGGGCGCGAGACGATCTCGACCGCTTCGGGCGAGATGTCACCTTCACCCATGGCGGCGAGGATCACCGTTTCCGAACGCGGCTTCGGCGCATGCGAGCTGTTGAGGTTCAGGTCGCGATTGCTGCTGGCGGGCGCGGCTGCGGCCGGTTCGGCGGCAGCGGTCTGGACCGGCGCGGGCGCCGCATTCCTCGAGCGCGGGGCAGGGGCCGGGCGGCTGGACGAGGCCAGAACCGGCGCCGCGAGGCTGGCCGATTGCGGCGCGGCCGTGTCCTGTGCCACGGCCATGCGCACCGCCTGATCGACGGCCTCGCCACGGGCTGCGGGGCGCAGGCGCGGGCGGTTGCTGCTGGCCAGCGCCATCCGGCCGGCGGCGACGGGCGCGGCGGCTGCGGTCTCGACCAGCGTGGCGACCGGGGCGGCGGCTGCGACCGGGGCAGGGGCCTCGGGCGTGACCTTCATCACCCGGCGGGTACGCTGCGGCGGGGCGGAACTTGCCAGCGTCAGCTCGCGCGGCTGGGTGGCGGCGGCGGTGGGCTGGACCTGCGCCTTGCGCACGACGCGCTGCGCCAAGAGTTGCGGCGGCTCGGGGCGAACTTCGCGGACGTTCGAGGGTGCCTTGCCGAAGCCCGCGTCCAGAAGCTGCGCCATCACCTGGTTGCGCTGCGCCGTCGAGGTGCCGCCGAAGACGGTGGCGACGATGCGCTTGTTGCCGCGCTGTGCCGAGGCGGTGAGGTTGAAGCCGGCGGCGCGGGTATAGCCGGTCTTGATGCCATCGGCACCGCGATAGGCGTCAAGGAAGCGCTTGTTGGTCGAGGAGACCTGCGCGATCCCGGCATCGGCCGAGCGGCGCGAGAAGAGCGAGTAATATTGCGGGAAATCATAGAAGAGGCGCCGGCCCAGGATGCTCATGTCATGGGCGGTGGAATAGTGACCCTCTTGCGTCAGCCCGTTGGCGTTGCGGAAATTGGTGTTCCGCATCCCCAGTGCCCGCGCGGTCGCGGTCATCTGCGCGGCGAAAGCCTGTTCGGAACCGGCAATGCCCTCGCCGATGGCGGTGGCGGCGTCATTGGCCGACTTGATGGCGGCGGCGCGGATCAGGTAGCGCAGCTCGATCTTCTGGCCGGCGCGGAGACCCAGCTTCGAGGGCGGCTCGGCCGCGGCATTCGACGAGACCGGGAACTTCGAATCCAGCCGGACCTGACCGCGCTCGATGGCGGCAAAGGCCAGGTACAGCGTCATCATCTTGGTCAGCGAGGCCGGATGCAGCTTGGTATCGGCGTTTTGCGCGTAGATCGGCTTGCCCGTTCGGGCATCCATGACATAGGCCGCGAAGGGCGCCGCGCTTGTGATTGCCGGGGCCAGAACGGCCAGCAGGATAAGCGCCCAGAACCGGGCGAATCGTGTTTTGCGGGTCACTGTCTCGATCTCTTCTGCCTCGGGGGCGCGTCATTGATTGCACGCCCTTCGTTAATCAACCCACAATAGCACGCATGATTCAGGCTGGGAACCAGCCAATTGATCTAAATTCCTGCCTGTTCCCACAGAGCTACGGCGAAGGGATGGCAGAGGGGACTACCATCCGACGCATTTCCGCCTATATTGTGAAATCCAGCGACCCGCGCGGCGCGTGACGGCAGGGCCAGGGACAAGATGACTCATTGGATGACCGACCGGAAGGACGGGAAGGATCAGATCGAACTGGCCACCAAGCCGCGCGCCAAGACGCAGCGGCCGCCGCTGTACAAGGTGCTGCTGCTGAACGACGATTTCACCCCGATGGAGTTCGTCGTGCACGTGCTGGAACGGCTGTTCAACATGACCCATGCCCAGGCCATCGAGGTGATGCTGACCGTGCATCGCAAGGGCATCGCCGTGGTCGGCGTCTTCTCGCACGAGATCGCCGAGACCAAGGTGGCGCAGGTGATGGAACTGGCCCGGCGGCAGCAGCATCCGCTGCAATGCACCATGGAAAAAGAATAGACCGTGACCGATCCACGACTTGAACTGGCATTCGGCGAGACCTCGCCCGATGGCGACCTGCTGATCCTCGGGGCCTCCGGCGCGGCGGGGCTGCAGGGCTTTGACCCAGACCGCACCCTGTTGGTGCAGGGGCATTTCCCCGATCACCGCGCGCTTCAGGCGCAGGGCTGGCAGGTGCTGGCCGAGCTGCCCGAGGGGCGCGCGTTCGACAGCGCGCTGGTCTTTCTGCCGCGCGCCAAGGCCGAGGCCCATGCGCTGATCGCCGCCGCCTCGGACCGACTGAAACCCGGCGGTGCGCTGTGGATCGACGGGCAGAAGACCGACGGGGTGGATTCGATCCTGAAGGCGATGCGTGCCCTCGCCCCGATCGAGGAGCAGCACAACAAGGCCCATGGCCGGATCTTCCGTCTGACCCGGCCCGAGGGCGAGTGGCTGCCCGCCGACTGGCGCGCCGCGCCCCGCGTGCTGGCGGATGGCTTCGTCACCCTGCCGGGGGTGTTTTCCGCCGATGGCATCGATCCCGGCTCGGCGCTGCTGGCGGCGCATCTGCCGCCGCGCCTGCCGACGCGCATGGTCGACCTGGGCGCGGGCTGGGGATGGCTCGCCGCGCAGGTGCTGGCGCGCGAGGGGGTCGAGACGCTGCATCTGGTCGAGGCCGATCATGCCGCGCTGGCCTGTGCGCGGCAGAATGTCACCGACCCGCGCGCGACCTTTCACTGGGCCGATGCCCGCGATTTCCGCCTGCCCGAGCCGGTGAACGGCGTGGTGATGAACCCGCCCTTCCACGAAGGTCGCGCGGCCGATCCGGGGCTTGGCGCCGGCTTCATCGCCGCCGCCGCCCGGTTGCTGACCGGCGCGGGCAAGCTGTGGATGGTGGCGAACCGGCACCTGCCCTACGAGGCGGTGCTGTCGACGCAGTTCGCCAAGGTCACCGAGATCGGCGGGGATTCCCGCTTCAAGATCATCGAGGCGACGGGGGCCCGACGGGCCGCCGGGGCCGGCGCTAAAAGGGGCAAGTGATGGGACTGTCGATCCAGGGAAAGACCGCCATCGTTACCGGCGCGGGGCGTGGCATCGGCCTGGCCATCGCCCGGCACTTCGTCGAGCGCGGCGCCAACGTGATGTTCGCCGACAGTGACGAGGCGCTGCTGGAAGCCGAGCTTGGCAGCGACCCCGAGCGTGATGGCCCGGTGAGGTCCTTTTCCGGCGACATGAGCGAGAAGCTGGCGATGGCCAACCTTCTGTCCGCGACGCTCGATGCCTTCGACCGGGTGGATATCCTGGTCAACGCCCATCGGCTTGTGCGGGCCTCGGACCCCTTGGATACCGATGTCGATACGCTGGACGAGATGATGCGCCAGAACATGATGGCCGGCCTGCGCATGTCGCAACTGGTGGCGCGGCGGATGATCAAGCAGGGCGAGGCAAGCCCCGATGCCGACGAGATCGGCTCGATCGTTAATATCTCGACGCTGGCGGGCACCCGGCCGGTGCCGGACCTGCTGGGCTATTCCATCGCCTGCGCGGCGCTGGAACAGGCGACGCGGGGGCTGGCGCTGACGCTCGCCCCGCACCGCATCCGGGTGAACGGGGTTTCCTTCAGCAGCGTCATGTCGCACGAGCTGAAACTGTCGCTGCGCGAGGATGGCAGCCTGCGCGAGCGGGTGATCGCCGGCACGCCGATGGGCCGGATCGCCGCCGCCGACGAGGTGGCCGATACCGTGCTTTACCTGGTCAGCAGCGGCGCCAGCTTCGTCACCGGCCAGATCCTGACCGTCGATGGCGGTCGCAGCCTGGCCGATCCGGTCACCGGCAGCATGCTCTGACCCCGCCCTACTGGGCGGCTTTCTGCTCCTCGGGATAGGCGGCCTGGCAGGCGCGGACATAGGCCTCGGCCTGCCCGGCCAGCTCCTTCTGACGCGCGGCCAGATTTGCCCGCTTGCGCTGTTCCGCCGCAGGGTCGATGGCGACGCGGTAACGCTGCGTGGTCGAGACATCGCGCCAGCAGGGGGTATAGATGACCCGTGCATTGCCCTCGCGGTCGCGCACCAGGTCGCGGCACTGGGTCAGGATCTCGTCATAGACCACCCGTTCTTCCCAGGCATAGCCACGGGCCAGGTTGCCCTCGACCTCGCGCAGCAGATTGCTGACATTGCGGTATTCACGGGTATTCTTGCTGATGCAGCGTTCCTGAGGGGTGCCGCAGGCCGCCAGAAGCAGCGGCAGGGCGGCAAGGGTCAATGCGATGTTGCGGGTCATGGGGCGGGCCTTTAGGT is a window of Paracoccus zhejiangensis DNA encoding:
- a CDS encoding D-alanyl-D-alanine carboxypeptidase family protein, which translates into the protein MTRKTRFARFWALILLAVLAPAITSAAPFAAYVMDARTGKPIYAQNADTKLHPASLTKMMTLYLAFAAIERGQVRLDSKFPVSSNAAAEPPSKLGLRAGQKIELRYLIRAAAIKSANDAATAIGEGIAGSEQAFAAQMTATARALGMRNTNFRNANGLTQEGHYSTAHDMSILGRRLFYDFPQYYSLFSRRSADAGIAQVSSTNKRFLDAYRGADGIKTGYTRAAGFNLTASAQRGNKRIVATVFGGTSTAQRNQVMAQLLDAGFGKAPSNVREVRPEPPQLLAQRVVRKAQVQPTAAATQPRELTLASSAPPQRTRRVMKVTPEAPAPVAAAAPVATLVETAAAAPVAAGRMALASSNRPRLRPAARGEAVDQAVRMAVAQDTAAPQSASLAAPVLASSSRPAPAPRSRNAAPAPVQTAAAEPAAAAPASSNRDLNLNSSHAPKPRSETVILAAMGEGDISPEAVEIVSRPPAGSRGYGVNLGRYRSQAEADKLLLQVALQGGPALEGGRRHVANTNRGFEANFTGLSKASAQLVCDRAAARQEPCTVITP
- the clpS gene encoding ATP-dependent Clp protease adapter ClpS — encoded protein: MTDRKDGKDQIELATKPRAKTQRPPLYKVLLLNDDFTPMEFVVHVLERLFNMTHAQAIEVMLTVHRKGIAVVGVFSHEIAETKVAQVMELARRQQHPLQCTMEKE
- a CDS encoding class I SAM-dependent methyltransferase: MTDPRLELAFGETSPDGDLLILGASGAAGLQGFDPDRTLLVQGHFPDHRALQAQGWQVLAELPEGRAFDSALVFLPRAKAEAHALIAAASDRLKPGGALWIDGQKTDGVDSILKAMRALAPIEEQHNKAHGRIFRLTRPEGEWLPADWRAAPRVLADGFVTLPGVFSADGIDPGSALLAAHLPPRLPTRMVDLGAGWGWLAAQVLAREGVETLHLVEADHAALACARQNVTDPRATFHWADARDFRLPEPVNGVVMNPPFHEGRAADPGLGAGFIAAAARLLTGAGKLWMVANRHLPYEAVLSTQFAKVTEIGGDSRFKIIEATGARRAAGAGAKRGK
- a CDS encoding SDR family NAD(P)-dependent oxidoreductase → MGLSIQGKTAIVTGAGRGIGLAIARHFVERGANVMFADSDEALLEAELGSDPERDGPVRSFSGDMSEKLAMANLLSATLDAFDRVDILVNAHRLVRASDPLDTDVDTLDEMMRQNMMAGLRMSQLVARRMIKQGEASPDADEIGSIVNISTLAGTRPVPDLLGYSIACAALEQATRGLALTLAPHRIRVNGVSFSSVMSHELKLSLREDGSLRERVIAGTPMGRIAAADEVADTVLYLVSSGASFVTGQILTVDGGRSLADPVTGSML